In Bos indicus x Bos taurus breed Angus x Brahman F1 hybrid chromosome 23, Bos_hybrid_MaternalHap_v2.0, whole genome shotgun sequence, a single genomic region encodes these proteins:
- the LOC113881884 gene encoding butyrophilin-like protein 1 yields the protein MEDFSRGSGLCHLTMLLLLLLLPTGGSTGKFRVTGPLDPIVAVLGGEAVLPCSLFPAVSAEDMELRWFRSKSLETVFAYQNRQEQKEEQMTPYAGRTSLVGNRLNQGYAAVRIQRVQASDNGMYTCFFRKGHFYEEAGLELKVAGVGSAPQVRITGPEEDGVRVVCTASGWFPKPQVQWRDLSGEKFLAFSEAHTQDAEGLFSVEAALVVRDSSVGNVTCSILNPVLGREKAMAIFIPEPFFPQASPWKVAFSVSLTVLVILLLGAGCYTKRQHSIKMQVRGEKETLCETSEQDRQTKEEVLKDAAKFQEELERRKSAYLAAWRKAQLYADWRKEEFQAWPVTLDPRSAHSDLVVSDKKTSVTLKASCVNAADKCSVLGFEDITSGCCYWEVEIRDGDQSEWALGVCREGVNREGWYGWYIESPDKGFWVVGRFERRYFAYTVPYTVLSLMQAPHPRLRVGVFLDHQEGDISFYNMTDGSHIFSFSQAFFSGTLFPYFMIRSGDVSMTVCSDVGGSEGLPVALSSPSLEEPVSLPGAGFSSGSGADGLPGAESPLLPCNPEAVSP from the exons ATGGAGGACTTCTCCCGCGGCTCTGGGCTCTGCCACCTCACCatgctgctcctcctcctcctgctgcccaCTGGGGGGTCCACAG GGAAGTTCCGGGTGACTGGCCCTTTGGACCCCATCGTGGCAGTGCTGGGTGGGGAAGCTGTGCTGCCATGCTCCCTATTTCCAGCTGTGAGTGCAGAGGACATGGAGCTGAGGTGGTTCCGCTCCAAGTCTTTGGAAACCGTGTTCGCCTATCAGAACCGAcaggagcagaaggaggagcAGATGACTCCTTATGCAGGGCGGACCTCGCTGGTGGGGAACCGCCTCAACCAGGGATATGCTGCCGTGCGCATCCAGAGGGTCCAGGCTTCTGACAATGGGATGTACACCTGCTTCTTCAGAAAAGGACACTTCTATGAAGAGGCTGGTTTGGAGCTGAAGGTGGCAG GTGTGGGCTCTGCCCCTCAGGTGCGCATCACAGGGCCTGAGGAAGATGGGGTCCGCGTGGTGTGCACGGCCTCGGGGTGGTTCCCGAAGCCCCAGGTGCAGTGGAGAGACCTCAGTGGAGAGAAGTTCCTGGCGTTCTCTGAAGCCCACACCCAGGATGCTGAAGGGCTGTTCAGCGTGGAGGCGGCGCTGGTGGTGAGAGACAGCTCTGTGGGCAACGTGACCTGCTCCATCCTCAACCCTGTCCTGGGCCGGGAGAAGGCCATGGCCATTTTCATCCCAG AGCCCTTCTTCCCCCAGGCCTCTCCCTGGAAGGTGGCTTTCTCGGTGAGCCTGACTGTGCTGGTGATCTTGCTCCTTGGGGCTGGATGTTACACCAAGAGACAACATTCCATCAAGATGCAGGTGAGGGGAGAAAAGGAGACTCTGTGCGAGACTAGCGAGCAGGACCGTCAGACAAAGGAGGAAGTGTTGAAGGACGCAG cTAAATTTCAGGAAGAACTAG AGAGGAGGAAATCTGCTTACCTGGCTG CCTGGAGGAAGGCGCAGCTGTATGCAG ATTGGCGGAAGGAGGAGTTCCAGGCCT GGCCTGTCACTCTGGATCCACGATCTGCCCATTCAGACCTTGTCGTCTCTGATAAAAAGACAAGTGTGACCTTGAAGGCCTCCTGTGTGAACGCTGCAGATAAATGCAGTGTACTGGGCTTTGAGGACATCACATCAGGGTGCTGTTACTGGGAGGTGGAGATCAGGGATGGAGACCAAAGCGAGTGGGCCCTGGGGGTCTGTAGGGAAGGTGtgaacagggaaggctggtaCGGCTGGTACATAGAGTCCCCAGATAAGGGGTTCTGGGTTGTGGGGAGATTTGAAAGAAGATATTTTGCCTATACTGTACCTTATACTGTGCTATCCCTCATGCAggctccccaccccaggcttAGAGTGGGGGTgttcctggaccaccaggaaggggACATATCCTTCTACAACATGACTGATGGCTCccacattttctccttctctcaggCTTTCTTCTCTGGGACTCTCTTTCCATACTTCATGATTAGGTCAGGGGACGTGTCCATGACCGTCTGCTCCGACGTGGGAGGGTCTGAGGGGCTTCCTGTTGCCCTTAGCAGTCCTTCTCTGGAGGAGCCTGTGAGCCTCCCAGGGGCGGGGTTCAGCTCAGGCTCTGGTGCTGATGGTCTCCCCGGGGCcgagtctccattgctgccctgcaaccCCGAGGCTGTGTCTCCATAG